The genomic interval CCGTCGGGGGCCGGCGGGATCGCGATCTTCCGGGTCGAGGGTGCGGGCGCGGCCGCCGTGATCCGCCGCGTGGCGGGGCGGGCCGCCGACGCGGCCGCGGGTGCGATCCTGCACACGAACCTCGCCGGCGTGGACGACGGCCTGGCGGTCCGGGTCGCCGAGGAGGGGTGGCGCCTGATGCCGCACGGCGGGCCGGCGATCGTGCGGGCGGTGGGAGCGGCGCTGGAAGCCGCGGGCTCGACCCTGGCCGCGTCGCGGCCGCGGGGCATCGACGCCGCGGTCGCGGAGGCCGCGGCCCGCGCGGCGAGCCCGGCCGCCGTCGACGCGCTCGCCCGCCAGCCGGCGCTCTGGCGTGCGGCGGTGGGGCGGCCCCTCGCGACCGCCGGCGACCTGCTCGGCCGCTCGGACGTGCTCGACCGGCTCGTGGACCCGCCGCGGCTGGTGGTGGCGGGGCGGCCCAACGCCGGGAAGTCGACCCTGCTCAACCGCGTGGCCGGTGAGGCCGCGGCCGCGGTCTCGCCGTCGCCCGGCACGACCCGCGACTGGGTGGGGCGGCGGGTGGCGCTGGTGCCCGCCGGCGGCGACCCGCTCGCCGACGCCGTCGTGGTCGATTGGTGCGACACGCCGGGGCTGCGTGCGGCGGGGGGCGCGGAGCGGCGTGCCATCGAGCTCGCCGCGGCGGTGCTGGCGGACGCGGACCTGCTGGTCGAGCTCGTCGCGCCGGAGGAGGCGCGGCTGACGCGGGACGAGCTGCCGCGGGAGCCGGACGTGGTGGTGGGAAGCAAGTCGGACCTTTCGGGCTCGCCCGAGGCCGGCGGAGGGCTTCGCCTCTCGGCGGCGACGGGGGAGGGGATCGACGCCTTCGTTGCCGAGGTCGTCGAGCGGCTGTTCCCGGAGCCGCCGCGGCGGAAGCTTTGGGCGTTCGACCCGCTGCTGCGGGCGCGGGTGGAAGGCCACCCGACGCGGCCGCCGCGTGGGTGGCTGGGCGGCCGACGCGGGGCGACGGACCGGTCGGTCTTGGTCTGGTGAGTGGCGGCGGGGGCCGGTCGCCGGAGGCGACCGAAGGCTGGCGCCTTCATGGGTGAAGCCAGCTTCCTTTCCCTGCCGCCGGCGGAGCCGGCGGGCGCGGGACCCGGTGGGAGCGCGAGGCCGTCCCGCGGATCACGCACCCCCGTGCCCGAGGGGCCCGGTGTCGCTCCGCGGGCTCGTGTCGGCTGCGCCGCCACGGGCGTCGTGCCTGCGGCACGCCGCCGGGCCGGCGCTCGCTTCCGCGGCCCCGAGGCTGCGCCTCGGTCCGCGGGCGCTCGCTTCGGCCCGCCCGCTGCGCGGCACCCGCATGCACGATGGCTCCGCCATCGTGGAGCAGCGGGATCGGGATTCGGGCGCCCGTCGCCTCTCCCGCTCCGCTTCCGCTCTACCCGTTGCCGTCCTCGTCGAACTTCTCCCGCTTCTCCGGGCCGGCGATGCCGTCCCGCATGCGGGTGTCGGCCGCCACGTTCTGGATGCGTTGGTAGTCCATGACGCCCAGGTTGCCGCTGCGGAAGGCTTCCGCCATGGCTTTGGGCACCTCGGCCTCGGCGAGGACGAGCAGGGCGCGGTTCTCTTCGATCTTCGCCCGGTTCTCCTGCTCGAGCGCGACGGCGAGGGAGCGACGCTTCTCGGCTTCGGCTTGGAAGCGGCGCTTGTCGGCCTCGGCCTGCTCGGCCTGGAGCTTGGCCCCGACGTTCGCCTCGGTGTTGACGCCGGCCACGGAGATGTCGGCGATGTCCACGGAGAGGATCTCAAAGGCGGTGCCCGAGTCCAGCCCGGAGTGCAGGGCCTTCTTCGCGATCTCGTCGGGGTTCTCCAGCACGTCCTTGTAGGTCTTCGCCGAGCCGATGGCCGAGACGATGGCCTGGCCGACGCGGGCGATGATCGTCTCCTCGGTGGCCCCGCCGATGAGGCGCGGGAGGTTCGCCCGGACGGTGACGCGGGCCTTGCACAGGAGGCGGACGCCGTCCTGGGCGACGGCGTCGAGCTTGTCCAGCCCGCTGGCGTTCACGCTGGGGCAGTCGATCACCTTGGGGTTCACCGAGGTGCTCACGGCCTCGAGGATGTCGCGGCCGGCGAGGTCGATGGCGCAGGCGGTGTTCCAGTTCAGGTCGATGTTGGCGCGGTTCGCGGCGATGAGCGCGTTCACGACGCGGGGCACCGAGCCGCGGGAGAGGTAGTGGGTCTCCATCTCGTTGGTCGACACGTCGATGCCGGCTTTCTTCGCCTGGATCCGCGAGAGCACGATCACCTTCGGGTTCACCTTCCGCAGCCACATGCCCACGAGCGAGGCGAACGTGACGCTGGCACCCGAACTGAGGGCCTGGATGTACAGCCCGATGAAGCGGATGAAGAAGAAGCCCAGCCCCAGGAGGACCAGCACCAGCACGACGATCGCCACGACGGAGAGCACGCTGCCTCCGCCGAGCTGGGCGAGGAGGGGGGACACAACCGGGGAGGGGTGGGGCATGGGCGGAAGCTTAGGAAGCGAGCGGCCCGGCCGGCTCCGCTGCGACATCTCTATAAAGGACGCATGCGAGCGATCGTCACGGGCCAGGTGGGGATGGACAAGAAGGAGTACCTGCAGAAGGTGGTCCAGCTCGCGGGTCAGAGGGCGGCCGGGGGTGGGGCCGACCTGCAGCTGTACAACCTCGGCGATCGGATGTACGCCGAGGCGAGCGACGTGAAGCCCGGGCGGATCCTGGACCTGCCGATCTCGCGGCTGAAGGCGCTGCGCCGAGCGGCCATGAAGGACGTCAACCGCGCCAGCGAGGGGCAGAAGGACGTCATCCTCAACACCCACGCCACCTTCCGCTGGCGGCACGGGCTCTTCCCCGCCTTCGACTTCGACCAGCTCACCGAGTTCAAGCCCGACGTGGTCATCTGCCTGCTCGACAACATCGAGGTTGTGCACGCCCGCCTCCACGAGGAGCACACCAGCGACGCCACGCTGAAGGATCTCATGGTCTGGCGGGAGGAGGAGATCATGGCCTCCGAGCTGGCCGCTCAGGCGCTCGGCATTCCCAACGAGTTCTACGTGGTCTCCCGGGGGCGACACGCCGACACGATCGAGACCACCTACCGCCTGATCTGCCGGCCGGAGTTCCGCAAGGTCTACCCCAGCTTCCCGATGACCCACGTCGAGAAGCTGCCCGACGTGCTGCGGGTGATCGACCGCTTCCGGGCGGACCTGGCGGAGAAGTTCGTCTCCTTCGACCCCGGCGACGTGGACGAGAAGATCCTCCTGGACCGCGCGATCGAGGCGGCGCGCGAGGGACAGGATTTCGTGCACGTCGAGACCGGCAGCTTCTTCGGCGGCCAGAAGAACCTCCAGGTGCCCGTCCGCCAGGTGCTCGACATCGCCGGCGACGTGGACGGGCAGATCTACGCCCGCGACTTCCAGATGGTGCGCCAAAGCGACATGATCGTCTCGCTGGTCCCCAACCTGCCCGACGGCTCGCCGGGTCTCTCCAGCGGGGTGGAGCGGGAGCTGCAGCACGCCTTCGACCACGGCCGCGAGGTGTACGTCGTCTGGCACCCCCAGAAGAACCCCTCGCCCTTCATCACCGAGACCGCGACGAGGTGGTTCCGCACCGTGGAGGAGGCGATGGCCCACTTCGAGGAGGCCGGCATGTTCCCCGCGACCAACCTCTTCGGGCACTGAGACACTTCGTTCTCCGCACCGTGGCGGCCCGCGGCCCGCAGGCGAACCGAGCGGGGAGTGATCGAGAACGCGTCGCTGCGCCACCGGCCTGCCTGCGGGCCGCAGGCAGCCACGCGACCGTTCGGGGGAGCGTCGGGCCTCGCCTCGCCGCCGCTCCCGGCCCGGGCTAGCGTCCGCGCGATGCCGCGGGCCGCCGACGCCGAGACCGCTTTCACCCGCAGCGCCCTGCTGGTGATCGACGTCATCAACGACCTGGACTTCGACGGCGGCGAGGCGCTGGGCCCCTTCGCCGAGGAGCTGGTCGGGCCGATCCTCACGCTCAAGCGGCGGTTCCGCGAGGCCGGCCTGCCGGTCATCTACGTGAACGACAACTTCGGCAACTGGCGCAGCGACTTCCGCGCGACGGTCGACGCGGTGTGCGGCCGCGCGTGCCGCGGCCGGGCGATCGCTCGTGCCCTGAAGCCCGAGGACGAGGACCTCTTCGTACTCAAGCCCAAGCACAGCGGCTTCCACCACACGGTGCTCCCGCTGCTGCTGCACGACCTCGGCGTCGACCGCGTCGTGCTCTGCGGCATCGCGGGCAACATCTGCGTCGCCTTCACCGCCCACGACGCCCTCATGCACAACCTCCGCGTGGCGGTCCCGCGGGACGCCGTGGCGTCGGAGTCCAGCGACGCCAACGACCGCGTGCTCGGGGAGCTCGAAGACGTCTTCGGCGTCGACACCCGGCCCGCCGCCGAGGTCGCGGTGGAGCCTCCCGCCCCGGGCTGAAGCGCGGCGCCGCAGCCGGGACCGGCCGGGCGGGGTGCCGGGGCCAACCGCACCCCCATGGCGCTCCAGCGGCCGACGGCCGCTCCGCGACCTCCCGCATCCGTGGCCGAACGAGCCTCCGGGATGCCCGCGCCGGCGGGTAGGGTTTGACCTTGGGAGCGGCGGAACGCTCCCGAGTCGCCCGCCGCCAGGCTCTTGCGCCGCCTCGAGCGGCTTGCTCGACGGCACGCCTCTTCTCCTCTCCACGCGACACCCGTGCTCCTCCGATCTGTCATGCTCAAGCCTCTCCTGCTCGCGGCCCTGCTCGCCACGCCCGCCCTCGCCGAGACCCCGACCGTGCCCGTGATCCGCGTCCACGACGAGAAGAGGGCCGACGTGAGCCCGCTGCTCTTCGGGCAGTTCCTCGAGATCGCCAGCTGGGGCGAGCGGGGGCCGGAGGCCTACGCCGACCCGGAGACCGGCGAGCTGCCCGCGGCGGTGGTCGAGAAGCTGCGCGAGCTGCACGCCCCGCTGATCCGCTTCCCCTTCGGCAGCGACTCACGCTTCCTCGACTGGACCGACCGGGTGGCGATGCCCGGCCGGCCGGCGCCGGTCTCGCTGGAGCGGGGCGAGGGCGGCTTGACCAACCGCTTCACCTACGACCACTTCCTGCGGCTGTGCGAGGAGCTGGACGCCGAGCCCCTGCTGGTGGTGAAGTCCTGGGACGCGGTCTTCGAGGGCGGCGACGCGGTGGCCGCGGACGCGCAGCAGGCGGCGAACCTGGTGGCTTACACGAACGCGGAGGTCGACGCGGCGCTGCCGCCGGCGCAGCTGGCTCTCGCCGCGCTGCGGGCGGCGAACGGCCGGATCCAGCCGTACGGCGTGAAGAAGTGGCAGGTGGGCAACGAGCTGTTCTTCGGGCTCAACGACCGCGGCGACCGCGACTTCTACTGGACCGCCGACCCCGAGGAGGAGCTGGAGGCGCTCGCCGACGCGATCGTCACCCGGTACACGGCGGTCGCCGACGCGATGCTCGCGGTCGACCCGACGCTGCAGCTGGTCGCCGAGGGCGAGTGGCGGAGCGAGCGGGGCCGCGAGCTGATCCTTGGCGACCCGCGGATGAAGGAGCGCTTCGCGTACGTCACCAACCACGCCTACGGCCCCTGGAAGACCAACCGCCTCCGCCGCGGCGGGGAGCTCATCAACGCGAGCACGCTCGACGAGCAGACGCTGACTGCCTTCGGCGCTTTCTACCCCCGCGGGCTCGACGCCGAAGGCCGCAGCCGCGGCCTCGACGACTGGGCGATCGAGGCCGCCGAGGCGCACGGCTACCGGGCCGTCGCCACCGAGTGGAACTGGAACGGCTGGGGCGACTTCGACCTCACGCACCCGACGGTCGCGGCCCATGCGCGGGCTCTTGGTACCGCCGGCTACTTGAACGGGATGCTGCGGCAGGCCGAGCACGTCGCGTTCGCGACGCAGTCGATGATGCTCGCGGAGAGCTGGAACATCGGCGGCGTGCAGGGCGACCCGGCGGAGCCCGGATCGGTGTTCCTGGGTCCTTCGGGCGCGGCGACGGCCTTGTACGCCGAGCTGCACGGGCCGGAGCTGCGGGAGGTCACCCTGGAGGGGATGCCCGAGCCGCTCCGCGTGGACCTCACCCGCGCCGGCGGCGTCATCGGTCCGCAGATCCCGGTGGTCGATGCGACGGCGACGGCGGGGCCGGGGGTCGTGTACGTCCACGCCGTGCAGCGACGTTTCGACGCGGAGCTTGCGGTGGAGATCCGCGTCGCCGGTCTTGATCCCGGCCTCGTCGCCGCCGTGGCCGTCCACAGCCTCGTCCGCGAGGCGGACCACGAGCGGCCGTTCGCTTCGACGGTCCGGCGATCCGTGGAGGTGGACGCGGCCGGGCGAGAGGCGATCGCGGTCACGCTCCCGGCGGCCTCGGTCAGCGTCGTCGAGATCCGCCACGGCGGGTGACCCGTGGCACGCGGACCGTCGCCGGAAGCGGCGGAAGAAGGCGGCGGTCCGCGGATCCGGAGCAACCGAGGGCGGTTTGGCCGTACCTTCGGGGGGTGTTCGGTCGCCGCAAACCCATCCGCGTCGAGCAGCGGAGCGGGAGGAACGTGGCGCTGGGGAACGCGGGCGAGCGCGCCGCGGAGCGGTTCCTCAAGAAGAACGGCTACCGCGTGCTCGGGCGCAACGTCGCCCTGGCGCGGGGCGAGATCGACTTGGTCGCACAGGAGAAGGCCACCGGCGTGCGCGTGGTGGTCGAGGTGAAGGCGGGGCGGGCCCACGCGGTCTACCGGCCGGCGATGCGGGCGGGCCCGGCGAAGCGGCGGAAGCTCGCAAGCCTCACCCGGACGCTCGCGAGGCTCAACGGGTGGGCCGGCGAGCCGGTCCGCATCGACGTGGTGGAGGTCGTCTGGCCGGCGGGCGGCGCCGAGGACCGCCGCGGCGTGCCGAAGGCGGAGCCGGCGCTGCGGCACCTGGTCGGCAGCGTCTTCCGGGCGTAGCGGACCCGCGGACCGCCGGGCTTTTCAGCCTCGATCGGCCACGGTCCGCGGATCCGCTGCCCCCCGCACCGAGGCGGCGGCGAAGCGGATGGCGGACTTCATCGACTCAGGCTCGGCGCGGTTCTTCCAGGCGATGTCGAAGGCGGTGCCGTGGTCGGGGCTGGTGCGGACCACCGGGAGGCCCAGCGTCACGTTGACCGCGTTGTCGAAGGCGAGCATCTTCACCGGGATCAAGCCCTGGTCGTGGTACATCGCGACGAGCAAGTCGTACCGCTTGCGCTGGCTCGGGGTGAAGAGCGTGTCGGCGGGGAAGGGGCCGTGGATCGCCATCCCGGCTTCCTTCGCCATGTCGATCGCGGGCGCGATCAGACGTCCTTCCTCGTCGCCGAAGAGCCCGCCCTCGCCGGCGTGGGGGTTGAGGCCGCACACGCCGATGCGGGGGCGCGGGATCCCCAGCCGCTTTACCGCCTCGTCCGCGAGGTCGGCGGCATCGAAAACCCGGCCGATGGAGAGCAGCTCGCGCACGTCCATCAGCGGCGTGTGGATCGTGGCGAGCACGACGCGGATCGGCTCGCCGGCGGGGTCCACGCCCGCGAACATCATCGCGACGCGCTTCGCCGCGAAGCGGTTCTGCAGGAACTCGGTGTGGCCGGGGAAGCGGCAGCCGGCGAGGTCCCAGCTCTCCTTGCAGATGGGGGCCGTGACGATCGCGTCGGTGCCGCCCTCGGCGATCGGCTTCTTCGCCGCGGCCACGGCGGCGTCCAGGAAGGCGAGCGAGGCCTGGCCGCCGGCCCGCGTCGCGGCCGCGGTGGTGCGGCCCAGGAAGGAGAGCTCGTCGAAGTCGACGACGACCACGTCGTGCGTCAGCTCGTGCCTGGTGCGGTCGGCCCCGTGCTGGACGCGGTGCCAGAACGGCTCGATCTCGGCGAGGTCGGCCGCGTACGCCATCAGCTCGTTGAGCCCGAAGACCACGAAGCGTGCGAGCCTGCGGACCTCCGGGTCCGACAGCGCCTTCACGACCACCTCGGGACCCACGCCGGCGGGCTCGCCGAGGGAGATCCCGATCACCGGGCGATCGGGATGTCCGTCGGGGCTCGGCGGCATGGGGCGGCGAGCGTAGCGCGGGGGGGCGTGGCTGCGCCAGGCAAGCGAAGAAGAGAGGAAGAGAAGAAGCGAGGAAGTCAGGCAGGAGCAGGAGCGACACCCCCGCCGCCGCCGCGGGCGGCACTCTCTCACGCTCACTCTCTCTCTCTTCCCCGCTTCCCCGCTTCTTCGCTTCTTCGCTTCTTCGCTTCTCCGCTTGCTCCCTGCTCCCCACCCGCGCCTCACGCCTTCAACGGATCATGCCCCCAATTCATCAACGAGTACCGCCACCGCGAGTTCTCGACGTCGTCGTCCGGCCCCTGCTTGGAGTGGCGGGCGACGTAGCCGTTGACCTTCTTCATCGCGCCGTAGTCGTCGTCGGTGTAGTCGGCCTTCTTCTTGCCCTTGATCTCGAGGATCTTCCGGCCCATCTGGTGGCCGGTGGACTCCTCGTCGTTGGTGTCGCCGACCGAGGCGGATTCGTCGGTGTCGAGCCACGCCTCGAGCTCCTTGGGCGTCATGTTGACGGCGTCGCGGAACCCGTCGAGCACCTCTTCGCGGTCGTCTTCGTCGACGTGGGGGAAGTCTTTCATGCCGGGGTGTAGGCCGGCCCGGCGGCCGAAGCCAGGCTCAAGCCTCGTCGTTCATCAGCACCATGATCGCGTGCACCGAACCCGGGATCCAGCCGAGGATCCAGAGCAGGATGTTGAGCAGGAGGCTGAAGCCGATCCCCCGGTGCAGGAAGACGGACACGGGCGGCAGGAAGATGGCGAGCAGGGCTTGGACGAGGGACATCGTGCGGGACTCCGGTGGTGCGGGGAGCGGCCGCGACCCGGCCGCCTCCAGGGGGTTCTAGGCGGGAGCCGGCCCGACCTTCAACCCGTCGTACGCCGGCTCGACGCCCGCGGGCGTCCGCTCCTGCAGCTCCGCGTGGGCGAGGTCGTGCGCGAGGTGGGTCAGGAAGGTGCGTCCGGCCCGCAGGTCCGCGGCGATGGCGACCGCCTCGGCCAGCGAGAGGTGCGTGGGGTGCTTGGTCGGCTTGAGCGCGTCGAGCACGAGCACGTCGAGGCCGCCGAGCCGGGCGCGAGCCGCCTCCGGCACCTCCGAGCAGTCGGTGCAGTACGCGATGGAACCTTCCGGCGAGTCGAACCGGAAGCCCAGCACCGGCAGCCGGCCGTGCATCAGGCGCAGCGGCGTGACGCTCAGCGGCACCGTCGGCAGCGGGCGGAAGGATTCGCCGGCGGCGACCGTCTGCAGCGCGAGCTTCGGGACGAAGCCGCCGTTGGGGTTCCGGCCTTCGCCGAAGACGTACGGGAACAGCTCGCGGAGCGCCTCCTGGGTGCCGGCCTCGGCGTAGAGCGGCAGCGGGTCGTCCATGCGACCGCTGAACCGGCGGAGGTCGTCGAGCCCGTACACGTGGTCGGCGTGGGCGTGCGTGTAGAGCACGGCGTCGATGCGCTCGACGCCCTCGCGGACGCACTGCAGCCGCAGCTCCTGGCCCGTGTCGACGAGCAGGCGGCGCTCCCCGTCCGGCGCCGAGTCATCCCCGAAGCTGAGCATCACCGACGGCCGGGTCCGCTGGTCCCTCGGGTCGTCGCTGGTGCACACGCCGCAACGGCACCCGATCATCGGCACGCCCGCGGAGGTGCCGGTGCCGAGGAAGGTGAGGCGCATGGGGGGGAGCGTAGAGCTCGGGGGGGCAAGGGACGGAGAGACGAAGAGACGAAGAGACGAAGAGACGAAGACAGACAGGGCGTGGCGGCTGCGCCGACCACGCTCTCTCTCTCTCTCTCTCTCTCTCTCTCTCTCTCTTGCCGTCTCCGTCTCTTCGTCTCTCACCCATCGCAGGCCCGACCCGCGGCGCCGAACGTCGCGGACGATGCAGCCGCAAGCGACAAGCGTCCCCCCCTGCGTCGCTTCGTCTCTCGCCCCCTCCCGTAGCTTGCCCCGCCATGGCCTCCCCCGCCTCCCCCGCCTCCCCCGCCTCCCCCGCCTCCCCCGCCGACCGCGCCGCCTACCAACGCACCCGCCTCCGCTGCGGCGTCGCCGGGATCGGGATGATCCTCGTCGCGCTGTGGGCTGGCCTCGGCTTGGGCGTCCCGGCGCAGCTCGACCGGGTGCTGGTCGGCTGGGAAGGTCGGGCCGGCTTCGCGGTGGGCGCGGTGCTCGCGGCGGGGGCGGTGCTGCTGCAGCTGGGGCCCGACACGATCGCTCGGCACGCCGACCTGCGCGAGGGCGTCGCGGTGGCGGGGGAGCAGAAACGCTTCCTGAAGCGGTACTGGAGCGGCGTGCTCGGCTTCGCGGTGCAGGTGACGCTGGCGGCCGGCCTGGCGGGGGTGGCGCTGATGCCCCGGGAGGCATGGGCGGATCCGTGGCCGGGCTACGCGGCGGTCGCGGCGGCGCTGGGCCTGCTGTCGCTCGCGCGAATCTTCCGAGATCCGACGCTGTCGATCGAGAGCGAGCCGTACGAGGTGGCGCCGGCGTGGATCGCGGCGCTGGAGTCGCGCCTGGAGCGGGCGGGCGAGGCCCGGCCGCCGATCCGCTGGTTCGACCACGGCGAGCACAGCCTCGCCGGCGGATGGGAGGGCTTCGGCGGGCGGCGGCGGCTGACGCTGTCGCGGAGCGTCGGCGAGCTGCCGCCGGAGGTCGCGGCGGGGCTGGTGCTCCGCGAGATCGGCCACGCGCGGAAGTGGCACCGCGGGATCAGCTGCCTCGTGAGCGCGGCGTGGCTGGCGCTCGGGGTCGCCCTCGGGTACGGCGCGGATCGCTGGCTTCTCGGCCCGCTGGGCACCGCCGGCCGCGTGTTCCTGCTGGCGGCGGTGATGTCGACCTGGTCCTGGGTCGGGCTCTTCGTGCTGCCGGCGCTCGGCCGGCGGCAGGTGCTCGCGGCCGACCGCTTCATGGCCGAGAAGCTCGGCGACCCCGAGGAGACCTCGACCGTCTTCGGCTGCCTCGCCGGCGGGAACCTGCCCGACGAGGACCTCGGTGCCGTCAAGAGGTACGTCTTCCACCCGATCCCGCCGCTGGCGGTCCGCCGGGCCGCTGCGCTGAAGAGTTTCGCATGAGCATCCTCCCCCGCTTCCTGTTCAGCCTCGGCGGCTGGACGCTGAACCTGATCTCCAGGTCTCTGCACTGCCAGGCCGGCCGCCCGCACACGCGCCAGCAACCGCCCGGTTGGGCCTGATCCGTCGCGGCGTTGCCGCTCCTGCTGCCCCGGTTCGACGATCCGTTGGTGGCAACGAGTTGACCCGCAGCGCCGGCTTCGCCCGCTCGGAGGCACACCCGCGCAGGCCAGAGCGAACGCAGCGACGCGAGAGTCACCCCGGCGAAGCCGGAGCGAAGCGCAGCGGGTGGATGC from Phycisphaera mikurensis NBRC 102666 carries:
- a CDS encoding GTPase, which produces MRCRHRLCTPSGAGGIAIFRVEGAGAAAVIRRVAGRAADAAAGAILHTNLAGVDDGLAVRVAEEGWRLMPHGGPAIVRAVGAALEAAGSTLAASRPRGIDAAVAEAAARAASPAAVDALARQPALWRAAVGRPLATAGDLLGRSDVLDRLVDPPRLVVAGRPNAGKSTLLNRVAGEAAAAVSPSPGTTRDWVGRRVALVPAGGDPLADAVVVDWCDTPGLRAAGGAERRAIELAAAVLADADLLVELVAPEEARLTRDELPREPDVVVGSKSDLSGSPEAGGGLRLSAATGEGIDAFVAEVVERLFPEPPRRKLWAFDPLLRARVEGHPTRPPRGWLGGRRGATDRSVLVW
- the floA gene encoding flotillin-like protein FloA (flotillin-like protein involved in membrane lipid rafts): MPHPSPVVSPLLAQLGGGSVLSVVAIVVLVLVLLGLGFFFIRFIGLYIQALSSGASVTFASLVGMWLRKVNPKVIVLSRIQAKKAGIDVSTNEMETHYLSRGSVPRVVNALIAANRANIDLNWNTACAIDLAGRDILEAVSTSVNPKVIDCPSVNASGLDKLDAVAQDGVRLLCKARVTVRANLPRLIGGATEETIIARVGQAIVSAIGSAKTYKDVLENPDEIAKKALHSGLDSGTAFEILSVDIADISVAGVNTEANVGAKLQAEQAEADKRRFQAEAEKRRSLAVALEQENRAKIEENRALLVLAEAEVPKAMAEAFRSGNLGVMDYQRIQNVAADTRMRDGIAGPEKREKFDEDGNG
- a CDS encoding ATP-binding protein, giving the protein MRAIVTGQVGMDKKEYLQKVVQLAGQRAAGGGADLQLYNLGDRMYAEASDVKPGRILDLPISRLKALRRAAMKDVNRASEGQKDVILNTHATFRWRHGLFPAFDFDQLTEFKPDVVICLLDNIEVVHARLHEEHTSDATLKDLMVWREEEIMASELAAQALGIPNEFYVVSRGRHADTIETTYRLICRPEFRKVYPSFPMTHVEKLPDVLRVIDRFRADLAEKFVSFDPGDVDEKILLDRAIEAAREGQDFVHVETGSFFGGQKNLQVPVRQVLDIAGDVDGQIYARDFQMVRQSDMIVSLVPNLPDGSPGLSSGVERELQHAFDHGREVYVVWHPQKNPSPFITETATRWFRTVEEAMAHFEEAGMFPATNLFGH
- a CDS encoding cysteine hydrolase family protein, whose translation is MPRAADAETAFTRSALLVIDVINDLDFDGGEALGPFAEELVGPILTLKRRFREAGLPVIYVNDNFGNWRSDFRATVDAVCGRACRGRAIARALKPEDEDLFVLKPKHSGFHHTVLPLLLHDLGVDRVVLCGIAGNICVAFTAHDALMHNLRVAVPRDAVASESSDANDRVLGELEDVFGVDTRPAAEVAVEPPAPG
- a CDS encoding YraN family protein, whose translation is MFGRRKPIRVEQRSGRNVALGNAGERAAERFLKKNGYRVLGRNVALARGEIDLVAQEKATGVRVVVEVKAGRAHAVYRPAMRAGPAKRRKLASLTRTLARLNGWAGEPVRIDVVEVVWPAGGAEDRRGVPKAEPALRHLVGSVFRA
- the pdxA gene encoding 4-hydroxythreonine-4-phosphate dehydrogenase PdxA, giving the protein MPPSPDGHPDRPVIGISLGEPAGVGPEVVVKALSDPEVRRLARFVVFGLNELMAYAADLAEIEPFWHRVQHGADRTRHELTHDVVVVDFDELSFLGRTTAAATRAGGQASLAFLDAAVAAAKKPIAEGGTDAIVTAPICKESWDLAGCRFPGHTEFLQNRFAAKRVAMMFAGVDPAGEPIRVVLATIHTPLMDVRELLSIGRVFDAADLADEAVKRLGIPRPRIGVCGLNPHAGEGGLFGDEEGRLIAPAIDMAKEAGMAIHGPFPADTLFTPSQRKRYDLLVAMYHDQGLIPVKMLAFDNAVNVTLGLPVVRTSPDHGTAFDIAWKNRAEPESMKSAIRFAAASVRGAADPRTVADRG
- a CDS encoding DUF3140 domain-containing protein, whose amino-acid sequence is MKDFPHVDEDDREEVLDGFRDAVNMTPKELEAWLDTDESASVGDTNDEESTGHQMGRKILEIKGKKKADYTDDDYGAMKKVNGYVARHSKQGPDDDVENSRWRYSLMNWGHDPLKA
- a CDS encoding YqaE/Pmp3 family membrane protein, yielding MSLVQALLAIFLPPVSVFLHRGIGFSLLLNILLWILGWIPGSVHAIMVLMNDEA
- a CDS encoding MBL fold metallo-hydrolase encodes the protein MRLTFLGTGTSAGVPMIGCRCGVCTSDDPRDQRTRPSVMLSFGDDSAPDGERRLLVDTGQELRLQCVREGVERIDAVLYTHAHADHVYGLDDLRRFSGRMDDPLPLYAEAGTQEALRELFPYVFGEGRNPNGGFVPKLALQTVAAGESFRPLPTVPLSVTPLRLMHGRLPVLGFRFDSPEGSIAYCTDCSEVPEAARARLGGLDVLVLDALKPTKHPTHLSLAEAVAIAADLRAGRTFLTHLAHDLAHAELQERTPAGVEPAYDGLKVGPAPA